In one Echinicola marina genomic region, the following are encoded:
- a CDS encoding peptidase domain-containing ABC transporter has translation MKKFPTYKQLDEKDCGPTCLRIVSKYYKKNFSLKTLNELSETTREGTTLLNLSDAAEKLGYRTIGLKLTFSELLSRINLPCIVHWENKHFVVVYKIKKDKVSVSDPAFGLISYPKREFINHWVGENSEEKAGIVLMLDPSPSFYENEDEKSEAGSDFAYISSYLRKYKAVFLQIFLSLLFGSLLQLIFPFLTQSIIDVGIQNKNIDFINIILIAQLFLFLGRQGIEIVRNWILVNISARINISLVSDFFIKLFNLPISYFDSKRTGDILERINDNSRIQQLLTSTSINVLFSILNLLIFGGVLIYYNVDIFLYFFFGSFAYLLWVFLFLKKRKEIDYKRFSYVSKEKSKIIEFINGMQEIKLHNAEKLKRWNWETLQVKLFNLSLKNIIIEQFQTSGSLIINELKNIFITYYSAKLVIDGEITLGMMLSISYIIGQLNSPVGQLVDFTHSIQNAKIGLERLREILNKEDEDSNLIGINSIPENSSIHLKNLSFKYTGSEKEVLSKIDLTIPSNKVTAIVGESGCGKTTLLKILLNYYDIKNGEVSISGVRLQNISKSDWRKKCGVVMQEGYIFSGTISENIALGDDRIDRLKLQKASQVANIEDFINSLPHGYLTEIGNDGLGLSTGQKQRLLIARAVYKNPEFIFFDEATSALDANNESKIMENLNLFFKNKTVVVIAHRLSTVKNADQIVVMEQGKIVELGSHSELINLKGRYFNLVKNQLTLEKISS, from the coding sequence TTGAAAAAATTTCCAACATATAAACAACTAGATGAAAAAGATTGTGGCCCAACTTGTTTAAGAATTGTCTCAAAATATTACAAAAAAAATTTTTCTTTAAAAACCCTAAATGAATTAAGTGAAACAACCAGAGAAGGAACAACTCTTTTAAATTTAAGTGATGCTGCAGAGAAGTTAGGGTATAGGACCATCGGATTAAAATTAACTTTTTCTGAACTTCTATCTAGAATTAATCTTCCTTGTATAGTTCATTGGGAAAATAAACATTTTGTTGTTGTCTATAAAATTAAAAAGGACAAAGTAAGCGTATCTGATCCCGCTTTTGGACTAATAAGTTACCCTAAAAGGGAATTTATTAATCATTGGGTAGGAGAAAATTCGGAAGAAAAAGCTGGGATTGTATTAATGCTTGATCCTTCTCCAAGTTTTTATGAAAATGAAGATGAAAAATCTGAAGCAGGATCTGATTTTGCGTATATTTCAAGCTACTTACGAAAATACAAGGCCGTCTTTCTTCAAATCTTTCTAAGTCTCCTTTTTGGTAGCCTTCTCCAATTGATATTTCCTTTCCTAACCCAAAGTATAATAGATGTTGGAATTCAAAATAAGAATATTGACTTTATTAATATCATATTGATTGCACAATTGTTTCTATTCCTGGGAAGACAAGGGATTGAAATTGTCAGAAACTGGATACTTGTAAATATCAGTGCCAGAATTAATATTTCTCTTGTCTCTGACTTTTTTATTAAACTATTTAACCTACCAATTTCATATTTTGATTCCAAAAGGACCGGAGACATTCTAGAAAGAATTAATGATAATTCGAGAATTCAGCAATTACTAACCAGCACCTCTATTAATGTTCTGTTCTCCATATTAAATTTACTGATTTTTGGCGGCGTATTAATATATTATAATGTAGATATTTTCCTTTATTTCTTTTTCGGAAGCTTCGCTTATTTGCTATGGGTATTTCTTTTTCTTAAAAAAAGAAAAGAAATAGACTACAAAAGATTCTCTTATGTCAGTAAAGAAAAAAGTAAAATAATTGAATTTATCAATGGAATGCAGGAAATAAAATTACATAATGCGGAAAAGTTAAAAAGATGGAATTGGGAAACACTCCAAGTTAAGTTATTTAATCTTAGTCTTAAAAATATAATTATAGAACAATTTCAAACTTCTGGTTCATTAATTATAAACGAGTTAAAAAATATCTTCATCACTTATTATTCAGCAAAACTTGTAATAGATGGGGAAATAACTTTAGGAATGATGCTGTCAATATCTTACATAATTGGACAACTAAATTCTCCAGTAGGACAACTTGTTGATTTTACCCATTCAATTCAAAACGCAAAAATAGGCTTAGAAAGACTGAGAGAAATCCTGAATAAAGAAGACGAGGACTCAAATTTAATAGGAATAAATAGTATCCCGGAAAACAGCAGTATCCATCTCAAAAACCTTTCTTTTAAATATACTGGTTCAGAAAAAGAAGTTTTGTCAAAGATAGATTTGACTATCCCCTCAAATAAAGTAACTGCAATTGTTGGGGAAAGCGGGTGTGGGAAGACAACCTTATTGAAAATTCTATTAAATTATTACGATATTAAAAACGGCGAAGTTTCAATTTCGGGAGTGAGGCTTCAGAATATAAGTAAATCCGATTGGAGAAAAAAATGTGGTGTTGTAATGCAAGAAGGGTATATTTTTAGTGGTACAATTTCAGAAAATATTGCACTTGGTGATGACAGAATAGATAGATTAAAACTCCAAAAAGCTTCTCAAGTTGCTAATATAGAAGATTTCATTAATTCACTACCTCATGGATATTTAACTGAAATTGGTAATGACGGTCTTGGATTAAGTACAGGTCAAAAGCAAAGATTATTAATTGCTAGAGCAGTTTATAAAAATCCTGAATTTATATTTTTCGATGAGGCCACTAGTGCTCTTGATGCTAACAATGAAAGTAAGATAATGGAAAACTTAAATCTTTTTTTCAAAAACAAAACAGTGGTTGTTATTGCCCACAGGTTAAGTACGGTTAAGAATGCAGATCAGATAGTTGTCATGGAACAAGGGAAAATTGTTGAACTAGGTTCTCATAGTGAATTAATAAATTTGAAAGGAAGGTATTTCAATTTGGTTAAGAATCAATTGACTTTGGAAAAAATCAGTTCTTGA
- a CDS encoding HlyD family efflux transporter periplasmic adaptor subunit: protein MNEDLDIEKSEDYNDVVSNFSDWSTKYGMLIFGLIITAIVLMSWFIQYPDLVEGEIIITTKDPITKLVGKKTGYISQLHVKDNQYVKNNEIILEFEDNVTLRSIKKVKSILNTIKENLGHKSFFRETPSYFENVNLAENQEVLNSLILLLKNYSEFLNDNYYEKKFEVLNNRIKTNNTLIRTYMVNDSISKLQYSLNKKIHLMSEQMYQKKIIPDSEYLGDKVAFLEKEKQININKQIILESNIVKNNYIDQLIELKHEKEKRNRDFVNQISQNLRKLKSIVNSWEYQNIIRSPVDGELNYLVDIHKNQYINSGDELFGIVPKGHNYMGILNLTSNGYGKLRVGQRVIIKLKSFPAHEFGALEGSITDLSNLQKDGIYRVLVEIENSSNTSYNKAIKLKPEMIGSAQVITEDLKLFHRIFGKIIDIFEK, encoded by the coding sequence ATGAATGAAGATTTGGATATAGAAAAATCCGAGGACTACAATGATGTAGTAAGTAATTTCTCAGATTGGAGCACAAAATATGGGATGCTTATATTTGGACTTATTATAACAGCTATAGTTTTGATGAGCTGGTTTATCCAATATCCTGATTTGGTTGAAGGAGAAATAATAATTACAACGAAAGATCCAATAACCAAACTTGTTGGTAAAAAAACCGGCTATATATCACAGCTACATGTTAAGGATAACCAATATGTTAAGAATAATGAGATTATCCTTGAGTTCGAAGATAACGTTACACTTAGATCGATAAAAAAAGTTAAATCCATTCTAAATACCATAAAAGAAAATTTAGGACACAAATCCTTTTTTCGTGAGACTCCATCCTATTTTGAAAATGTAAATCTTGCTGAAAACCAAGAAGTTTTAAATAGTTTAATTTTATTACTAAAAAATTATTCAGAATTTTTAAATGACAATTATTATGAAAAGAAATTTGAAGTTTTAAACAATCGAATAAAAACAAACAATACGTTAATTAGAACATACATGGTAAATGATAGTATTTCTAAGCTTCAGTATAGTCTAAATAAAAAGATTCATCTAATGAGTGAGCAGATGTATCAAAAAAAAATCATCCCAGACTCTGAATATCTTGGAGACAAGGTAGCCTTTCTTGAAAAAGAAAAACAGATTAATATAAACAAACAAATTATTTTGGAATCCAATATTGTAAAGAATAACTATATAGATCAATTAATTGAATTAAAACATGAAAAAGAAAAAAGAAATAGGGACTTTGTAAATCAAATTTCCCAAAATTTAAGGAAACTAAAAAGTATAGTAAACTCTTGGGAATACCAAAATATTATTAGAAGCCCTGTCGATGGAGAATTAAATTATTTAGTAGATATTCATAAAAACCAATATATAAATTCTGGGGATGAATTATTTGGAATAGTCCCTAAAGGTCATAATTACATGGGAATATTAAATTTAACTTCAAATGGGTATGGTAAACTGAGAGTGGGACAAAGGGTAATTATTAAATTAAAATCATTTCCAGCTCACGAATTCGGAGCTTTAGAAGGAAGTATAACCGACCTTTCTAATCTCCAAAAAGATGGGATATATAGAGTATTAGTCGAAATAGAAAATTCTTCAAATACTTCATACAACAAGGCAATCAAGCTAAAACCTGAAATGATAGGTTCAGCACAAGTTATCACGGAAGATTTAAAACTTTTCCATAGGATATTTGGGAAAATAATAGATATTTTTGAAAAATAA